The following proteins come from a genomic window of Streptomyces sp. Sge12:
- a CDS encoding WhiB family transcriptional regulator has translation MSKVARLPGRAEHLWQWQEEAACRELGTDRFFHPAGERGEDRSMRERRAKEVCAQCPVRAQCLSHALRVQEPYGVWGGLTEDERRALGARRAG, from the coding sequence ATGTCGAAGGTGGCACGCTTGCCGGGCCGTGCGGAGCACCTGTGGCAGTGGCAGGAGGAAGCGGCGTGCCGGGAGCTCGGCACCGATCGGTTCTTCCACCCGGCGGGGGAGCGCGGCGAGGACCGCTCGATGCGGGAGCGGCGGGCCAAGGAGGTCTGCGCGCAGTGCCCGGTGCGGGCGCAGTGCCTGAGCCACGCGCTGCGCGTGCAGGAGCCCTACGGCGTGTGGGGCGGCCTGACCGAGGACGAGCGGCGGGCGCTGGGCGCACGCAGGGCCGGCTGA
- a CDS encoding PI-PLC domain-containing protein — MIDMDMQRTQPTRPRRSLRLLVCLLLLALLGTATTAAAAPGPGAAPAAATARTRAADAATLAPSGTPAAAAAARWGDRRLDEVAFLTTHNAFTNYEDSRWSSVNQSESVRAQLDNGVRGLSLDTHWYERSTWLCIISFGSDCYPSDVYLCHGDCKTFAGATYALPRQSFHGTMQTVVDFLAAHPQEVVTVFLEDYVGADQLQQSLGRVRGLQDMVFRPDAWGVRQHGWPKVADLVTAGKRLLIFSDRSDREHLGVMYDKSWTVSNFWSLGDLGNDLACVSRWPDVPLDRQEPGFRRLFTMSHHRNVPTVLTAALDNGTKLRNRIAEQCRSATGGRDPNFVSVDFHRLSDGSGHTPASIVAELGARP, encoded by the coding sequence ATGATTGACATGGACATGCAGCGGACGCAGCCAACGCGGCCGCGGCGCAGCCTTCGCCTCCTGGTGTGCCTCCTCCTGCTGGCCCTGCTCGGTACGGCGACCACGGCGGCCGCCGCACCCGGACCCGGGGCGGCCCCCGCCGCAGCCACGGCCCGCACCCGCGCGGCCGACGCCGCGACCCTCGCGCCGTCCGGGACCCCGGCCGCGGCCGCCGCCGCCCGCTGGGGCGACCGGCGGCTCGACGAGGTCGCCTTCCTCACCACCCACAACGCCTTCACCAACTACGAGGACTCACGCTGGAGTTCGGTCAACCAGTCCGAGTCGGTGCGCGCCCAGCTCGACAACGGCGTCCGCGGCCTGAGCCTGGACACCCACTGGTACGAACGCAGCACCTGGCTGTGCATCATCAGCTTCGGCAGCGACTGCTACCCCAGCGACGTGTACCTGTGCCACGGGGACTGCAAGACCTTCGCCGGGGCCACCTACGCCCTGCCGCGGCAGTCCTTCCACGGCACCATGCAGACCGTGGTGGACTTCCTCGCGGCCCATCCGCAGGAGGTCGTGACCGTCTTCCTGGAGGACTATGTCGGCGCCGATCAGTTGCAGCAGTCCCTGGGCCGGGTCAGGGGCCTGCAGGACATGGTGTTCCGGCCCGACGCGTGGGGCGTACGGCAGCACGGCTGGCCGAAGGTGGCCGACCTCGTCACCGCGGGCAAGCGCCTGCTGATCTTCTCGGACCGGTCCGACCGCGAGCACCTGGGCGTCATGTACGACAAGTCCTGGACCGTGAGCAACTTCTGGAGCCTCGGGGACCTGGGCAATGACCTCGCGTGCGTCAGCCGCTGGCCCGACGTACCCCTGGACCGCCAGGAGCCCGGATTCCGGCGCCTGTTCACGATGAGCCACCACCGCAACGTGCCCACCGTCCTCACCGCGGCCCTGGACAACGGCACCAAGCTGCGCAACCGCATCGCCGAGCAGTGCCGGTCCGCCACCGGGGGCCGGGACCCGAACTTCGTCTCCGTCGACTTCCACCGCCTGTCGGACGGGAGCGGCCACACACCGGCCTCGATCGTCGCCGAGCTGGGCGCACGCCCCTGA
- a CDS encoding alpha/beta hydrolase, with product MPGPGPLSRRGRCAAVLVAGAICSSVLTAPLLGAAHAEPSPSATVPALDWSPCKPGSPYDCATARVPLDHADPAGRTIDLAVVRRTAGDPARRVGTLFVNPGGPGGPGTVQVPQNYDSFPKELRERFDIVSWDPRGIGNSTAVNCFDSPEEAKTWAAGKPIGFPVGEKERATWIDAYEELGRRCEKRDPDLLRHVSTADTAQDLELLRRAVGEPQLNYLGVSYGTILGATYANLFPDKVRAMVLDSNIDPLAWTNNASPSEPRTTTLLRMGSDRTAAATLDKFLDLCGSATTARCAFSAGSPQATRAKYDQLMQRLREHPVGPWTYAATVADTVSSLYIVRPGWTDLAARLQDLWQGRTPKPPQYPPPPPVKQPGPYLGEEQAAAVWCADSPNPRDPGVYPGLEEDSAKRAGDAGRYWTWSGEPCATWPARAANRYDGPWDKPTPHPVLVIGTTYDPSTPYSDAQAMAGELADARLLTNNGYGHTALFNNSSTCINTYESRYLIDGTLPPPGTTCQPDRLPFS from the coding sequence ATGCCCGGACCCGGCCCGTTGTCCCGCCGCGGCCGCTGCGCGGCGGTCCTCGTCGCGGGAGCGATCTGCTCGTCGGTGCTCACCGCGCCGCTGCTCGGCGCCGCCCACGCGGAGCCGTCACCCTCGGCGACCGTCCCCGCGCTCGACTGGAGCCCTTGCAAACCCGGCAGCCCGTACGACTGCGCCACCGCCCGCGTGCCGCTCGACCACGCCGATCCGGCGGGCCGCACCATCGATCTCGCGGTGGTCCGGCGCACGGCGGGCGACCCGGCACGGCGCGTGGGCACCCTCTTCGTCAATCCGGGTGGCCCCGGCGGCCCCGGAACGGTGCAGGTCCCGCAGAACTACGACTCGTTCCCCAAGGAGCTGCGCGAACGCTTCGACATCGTGAGCTGGGACCCGCGGGGGATCGGCAACAGCACGGCGGTGAACTGCTTCGACAGCCCCGAGGAGGCGAAGACCTGGGCCGCGGGCAAACCGATCGGCTTCCCGGTGGGTGAAAAGGAGCGCGCGACCTGGATCGACGCGTACGAGGAGCTGGGCCGCCGCTGCGAGAAGCGCGACCCGGACCTCCTGCGCCACGTCTCGACCGCCGACACCGCACAGGACCTGGAGCTGCTCCGCCGGGCGGTGGGGGAACCACAGCTCAACTACCTCGGTGTGTCCTACGGGACCATCCTCGGCGCCACCTACGCCAACCTGTTCCCCGACAAGGTCCGGGCCATGGTCCTGGACAGCAACATCGACCCGCTGGCATGGACGAACAACGCCTCACCGAGCGAACCGCGGACCACGACCCTCCTGCGCATGGGCTCGGACCGCACCGCGGCGGCGACCCTCGACAAGTTCCTGGACCTCTGCGGATCCGCCACCACCGCCCGCTGCGCCTTCTCGGCCGGCAGCCCGCAGGCCACCCGCGCCAAGTACGACCAGCTGATGCAGCGCCTGCGGGAGCACCCTGTGGGCCCGTGGACGTACGCCGCCACCGTCGCGGACACGGTCAGCAGTCTGTACATCGTCCGGCCGGGCTGGACCGATCTCGCCGCCAGGCTCCAGGACCTGTGGCAGGGCCGCACCCCGAAGCCGCCCCAGTACCCGCCCCCGCCCCCGGTCAAGCAGCCCGGTCCGTACCTGGGGGAGGAGCAGGCGGCGGCCGTGTGGTGCGCCGACAGCCCCAACCCGCGCGACCCCGGCGTCTACCCCGGCCTCGAAGAGGACAGCGCCAAGCGTGCGGGCGACGCCGGACGGTACTGGACCTGGTCCGGCGAGCCGTGCGCCACCTGGCCGGCCCGGGCCGCCAACCGGTACGACGGCCCCTGGGACAAGCCCACGCCGCACCCCGTCCTGGTGATCGGCACCACGTACGACCCCTCGACGCCCTACTCGGACGCCCAGGCCATGGCCGGGGAACTGGCGGACGCCCGCCTGCTCACGAACAACGGGTACGGCCACACCGCACTCTTCAACAACTCCAGCACCTGCATCAACACCTACGAGAGCCGCTACCTCATCGACGGCACACTCCCGCCGCCCGGCACGACCTGCCAACCCGACCGGCTCCCCTTCTCCTGA
- a CDS encoding medium chain dehydrogenase/reductase family protein: MQTIHLEVMMTNTVERVEIVLPGKVEPEGLQLHRGPVPAPAAGQVVVAMEATGVSFAEQQMRRGRYYDQPPFPFVPGYDLVGTVLAVGPGVNSALLGKRVAALTKTGGWASHIALAAADVVDVPEGVSAVDAETAVVNGITAWQMLHRKARVRAGQTVLVHGANGGVGSILVQLALAAGARVIGTASTRHHDALRALGVTPIDYRSGNVAARVRALAPGGVDAVFDHVGGDGIADSWRLLAPGGTLVSYGSAATRDDEGSGSWPVLRLLGRVWVWNALPNGRRAYFFNVWAGRAYAKDRFRARLRSDLSQVFSALQRGEITAKVAAEIPLARAAEAMRLAESGTVAGKVVLVP, from the coding sequence ATGCAAACCATCCATCTGGAGGTCATGATGACGAACACCGTCGAGCGGGTCGAGATCGTTCTGCCGGGCAAGGTCGAGCCGGAAGGCCTCCAGCTCCACCGCGGTCCGGTCCCGGCGCCGGCCGCCGGCCAGGTGGTCGTCGCCATGGAGGCGACCGGCGTCTCCTTCGCCGAGCAGCAGATGCGGCGCGGCCGGTACTACGACCAGCCGCCGTTCCCCTTCGTCCCCGGATACGACCTCGTCGGCACGGTGCTGGCCGTGGGCCCGGGAGTGAATTCGGCCCTCCTCGGCAAGCGGGTGGCCGCCCTGACGAAGACGGGCGGCTGGGCGAGCCACATCGCCCTCGCCGCCGCCGACGTGGTCGACGTACCCGAGGGCGTCAGCGCGGTGGACGCGGAGACCGCGGTCGTCAACGGCATCACCGCCTGGCAGATGCTCCACCGCAAGGCCCGGGTGCGCGCCGGCCAGACCGTACTGGTGCACGGCGCCAACGGCGGGGTCGGATCGATCCTGGTCCAGCTGGCACTGGCCGCGGGCGCCCGCGTGATCGGCACCGCCTCCACCCGCCACCACGACGCGCTGCGCGCCCTCGGCGTGACCCCCATCGACTACCGGTCCGGCAACGTCGCCGCCCGGGTCCGCGCCCTCGCGCCCGGCGGGGTCGACGCGGTCTTCGACCACGTCGGCGGCGACGGCATCGCCGACTCCTGGCGGCTGCTGGCGCCCGGCGGCACGCTCGTCTCCTACGGCAGCGCCGCCACCCGCGACGACGAGGGCTCCGGCTCCTGGCCGGTACTCAGGCTGCTCGGGCGGGTGTGGGTGTGGAACGCGCTGCCCAACGGCCGCCGCGCGTACTTCTTCAACGTGTGGGCCGGACGCGCCTACGCGAAGGACCGCTTCCGGGCGCGTCTGCGCTCCGACCTCTCCCAGGTGTTCTCGGCCCTGCAGCGCGGTGAGATCACCGCCAAGGTCGCGGCCGAGATCCCGCTGGCCCGCGCCGCCGAGGCGATGCGCCTGGCCGAGTCCGGCACGGTCGCCGGCAAGGTCGTCCTCGTCCCGTGA
- a CDS encoding TetR/AcrR family transcriptional regulator: protein MTGTTKTPRERYRQQVREEVKEKAWQQIAGSGASALSLNAIAKQMGMSGPALYRYFANRDELITELIRDAYRSLADAFIAAGGPGEGAGRAGLPELARVLRRWALEDPHRYFLIYGTPVPGYHAPQDITAISQELMAVLLEACAAAVPPAAPGPIPTPGTEPDPFDDHLADHREWAASHPDAPPSALRLALTFWSRLHGVLSLELAGHFTGMGLDPALLFEAEVHRIVTR, encoded by the coding sequence ATGACCGGTACGACGAAGACCCCCCGTGAGCGGTACCGGCAGCAGGTGCGGGAGGAGGTCAAGGAAAAGGCCTGGCAGCAGATCGCCGGCTCCGGCGCCTCCGCGCTGTCACTCAACGCGATCGCCAAACAGATGGGCATGAGCGGACCGGCCCTGTACCGGTACTTCGCCAATCGCGACGAGCTGATCACCGAGCTCATCCGCGACGCCTACCGCAGCCTCGCCGACGCCTTCATCGCCGCCGGGGGACCGGGTGAGGGGGCGGGCCGGGCCGGGTTGCCCGAGCTGGCCCGGGTGCTGCGGCGCTGGGCCCTGGAGGACCCGCACCGCTACTTCCTCATCTACGGCACTCCGGTCCCCGGGTACCACGCCCCGCAGGACATCACCGCGATCTCCCAGGAGCTGATGGCCGTCCTGCTGGAGGCCTGCGCCGCCGCCGTACCGCCCGCGGCCCCGGGCCCGATCCCGACCCCGGGCACGGAGCCGGACCCCTTCGACGACCACCTGGCGGACCACCGGGAGTGGGCCGCGAGCCACCCCGACGCCCCGCCGTCGGCGCTGCGCCTGGCCCTGACCTTCTGGAGCCGCCTGCACGGCGTGCTGTCCCTGGAACTGGCGGGCCACTTCACCGGCATGGGCCTGGACCCGGCCCTGCTCTTCGAGGCCGAGGTCCACCGCATCGTCACGCGCTGA